Part of the Pseudomonas chlororaphis genome, TTTACAGCGCTCAGGCTACACAGGATCCGGAAGCTGTGTACAACCGTGTTTGTGGTGCCTGTCATTCCGGCCAACTCCCCACAGCGCCCCGCAAGGGCGACCAGGAAGCTTGGACGCCGAGGTTGGCGAAAGGTATGGAGACGCTGGTGCAACACGTGACCCAGGGTTTCAAGGCGATGCCGCCGCGTGGTTTGTGCATGGACTGCAGTGCCGAGGATTACCGAGCAATCATCCAGTGGATGAGCG contains:
- a CDS encoding cytochrome, translated to MTKWLLAAGVLMPLYSAQATQDPEAVYNRVCGACHSGQLPTAPRKGDQEAWTPRLAKGMETLVQHVTQGFKAMPPRGLCMDCSAEDYRAIIQWMSE